One genomic window of Psychrobacillus sp. INOP01 includes the following:
- a CDS encoding gluconate 2-dehydrogenase subunit 3 family protein, with translation MSEQEKKESVLDKRSSRRTFIKNSGLTVGGVVLGGALGSLLIKDDKSTTHNTDTQNHAKTPIANPNIALMFFTPNQYQITQAAVERIFPEDANGPGAKELNAAVYIDHQLAGPWGSNVKDYRLGAFYKAEENQGPQTKLLRKDLFLAGLDSLNKYSNDQYKADFKELEATQQDEVLLAFSEDKVELYGKVSSSQFFSLLRTLTIEGVYADPMYGGNNEMVGWSMRKYPGSRMQYVAEIQDEKFIELEPQSLNSHMGH, from the coding sequence ATGTCAGAACAAGAAAAGAAAGAGTCCGTTTTAGATAAACGTTCGTCTAGACGTACGTTCATTAAAAACTCTGGTTTGACAGTAGGTGGAGTTGTTTTAGGTGGAGCTTTAGGAAGTCTTCTAATAAAAGATGATAAATCAACAACACACAATACTGATACTCAGAATCATGCAAAAACGCCTATTGCTAATCCAAATATAGCTCTAATGTTCTTCACACCAAATCAATATCAAATTACTCAAGCAGCAGTGGAACGTATTTTCCCTGAAGATGCAAATGGCCCTGGTGCTAAAGAACTTAATGCTGCTGTTTATATAGATCACCAATTGGCTGGTCCATGGGGTTCTAACGTAAAAGATTACCGTTTAGGTGCATTTTATAAAGCGGAAGAAAACCAAGGTCCACAAACTAAACTTCTTCGTAAAGATTTATTCCTAGCTGGTTTAGACAGCTTAAACAAATATAGTAACGATCAATATAAAGCTGACTTTAAAGAGTTAGAAGCTACTCAACAAGATGAAGTTCTACTTGCTTTTAGTGAAGATAAAGTTGAATTATACGGAAAAGTTTCCTCTTCTCAATTTTTCAGTTTATTACGCACCTTAACTATTGAGGGTGTATATGCAGACCCAATGTATGGTGGTAATAATGAAATGGTTGGCTGGAGTATGCGTAAGTATCCAGGATCTCGTATGCAATACGTGGCTGAAATACAAGATGAAAAGTTTATCGAACTTGAACCACAAAGTTTAAATTCTCATATGGGACATTAA
- a CDS encoding ABC transporter substrate-binding protein: protein MKKSLLAILFTFVLILAGCVNTKSDVADKGNDNKDVKTDDSAVTIELLGMSTGEADMNIVRDQLIKNGFDVKLNIQPDYGSFTAQKDAGNYDLALSSWTTVTGNPDYAVRSLFKSDGDNSIMSDEEVDKLIEQASKETEEDFTETYKKLEQRLVLDKAYIAPLYNSFKAQGVNKEILNADTVRLAKSRAIAWESIDFADTSKRATQPLIMQQAIGALTSLDPIKGNDGSINTLNTNMYVRLVNLTDDDKVVSDGSLSLNHAIAEGNQSYYFLLRDDINFAAVKDQKAVDTGERVGADDVVFSLNRAKDEKSVPDHRTYSLHESMEEIEVVTDLTELDVKQSGSDVTVKEALEDGLDAKITELVEDKNVADNAAGKYQVVKITTVNPFPQVLNYLAHQSAGIVSKKQVESINTYDVETFDVNTDIPYGDQNTVTEGDKYNNTLYASGPYILSHKNDYEAIFLKNPAYMTGTENEAKISNVTVRFIQDPDSALSALRNGEIHIFNGVPETKYDLVEGDSKLTLQESDSNAVSYLLFNTQNREVADSEDLRKAILYSINQDEILNYYQGNKNKAVSTVSPLVDTGNELVADQAKVKEFLEAYNASK, encoded by the coding sequence ATGAAGAAAAGTTTGTTGGCAATCCTGTTTACTTTTGTTTTGATATTAGCTGGATGTGTAAATACGAAATCGGATGTTGCGGATAAAGGAAATGATAACAAGGATGTAAAAACAGATGATAGTGCAGTCACCATTGAACTGTTGGGTATGAGTACTGGGGAAGCGGATATGAATATTGTACGAGACCAACTGATTAAAAATGGTTTTGATGTGAAGTTGAATATCCAACCAGATTACGGTAGCTTTACAGCTCAAAAAGATGCTGGTAACTATGATTTAGCATTATCTAGCTGGACAACAGTTACAGGAAATCCAGATTATGCTGTACGTTCACTATTCAAATCAGATGGTGATAACAGTATTATGTCTGATGAAGAAGTGGATAAGTTAATAGAGCAAGCAAGTAAAGAAACGGAAGAAGATTTTACCGAGACATATAAAAAATTAGAACAGCGTCTTGTTCTTGATAAGGCTTATATTGCACCTCTTTATAATTCGTTTAAAGCACAAGGTGTAAACAAAGAAATTTTAAATGCAGATACTGTTAGACTTGCAAAGTCACGTGCAATTGCATGGGAATCTATTGACTTTGCAGACACTTCAAAAAGAGCGACACAACCATTAATAATGCAACAAGCAATCGGTGCACTAACATCTTTAGATCCAATTAAAGGAAATGACGGTTCTATTAATACGTTAAATACAAATATGTATGTAAGACTTGTAAATTTAACAGATGACGATAAAGTGGTTTCAGATGGCTCATTATCACTTAACCATGCAATTGCCGAAGGAAATCAATCTTATTACTTCCTTCTTCGTGATGATATCAACTTTGCTGCAGTTAAAGATCAAAAGGCAGTTGATACTGGGGAACGCGTGGGTGCAGATGATGTTGTATTCTCATTAAACCGTGCTAAGGACGAAAAATCTGTGCCAGATCACCGCACATATAGCTTACACGAAAGTATGGAAGAAATCGAAGTAGTAACGGACCTAACTGAGCTTGATGTAAAACAATCTGGTAGCGATGTTACTGTAAAAGAAGCACTTGAGGATGGCTTAGATGCTAAAATCACAGAATTGGTAGAAGACAAAAATGTAGCAGATAATGCAGCGGGTAAATATCAAGTTGTTAAAATTACAACAGTAAATCCATTCCCACAAGTACTAAATTATTTAGCTCACCAATCAGCAGGAATAGTATCTAAGAAACAAGTAGAGAGCATTAATACGTACGATGTGGAAACATTCGATGTAAATACAGATATTCCTTATGGAGATCAAAACACAGTTACAGAAGGTGACAAATATAACAATACGTTATATGCAAGCGGACCTTACATCTTGTCACATAAAAATGATTACGAAGCCATATTCTTAAAAAATCCAGCGTATATGACAGGAACGGAAAATGAAGCTAAAATCTCTAATGTAACTGTACGTTTCATACAAGATCCGGATAGCGCACTTTCAGCATTACGTAATGGAGAAATCCATATATTCAACGGAGTGCCAGAAACAAAATATGACTTAGTAGAGGGCGATAGTAAATTAACCCTTCAAGAAAGTGACAGTAACGCTGTATCATATCTATTGTTCAATACTCAAAATCGTGAAGTAGCTGATAGCGAAGATTTAAGAAAAGCTATTCTGTATTCGATTAACCAAGATGAAATTTTGAATTACTATCAAGGAAACAAAAATAAAGCAGTTTCTACAGTAAGTCCACTTGTTGATACTGGAAATGAGTTAGTTGCAGATCAAGCGAAAGTAAAAGAATTCTTAGAAGCTTATAATGCAAGTAAATAA
- a CDS encoding ABC transporter permease, translating to MNSFKKHALKLSQEYTQANFAWVLSFVVSLVFLINSFNYKEGTINSLVFTICIVYAVFTIYQLFLTWKIKKDLLKYGAIQPITRKLGYIQLLSILSANVFTASFAFNLIKKKKTPEYTFAVYMLFTQLFVIAVSALNLFKPYVTDTFLPAMGTLVGILIFQIVTLILVSKYVQDESAPSWFLIIAVLLIISSLTGNLFNLLLGISLVVKARSHDRSRIMKWNTMWNKITRNSTAILGMFFIILMLSLSVCSKYTFDYDMAVENDYGSLLQKPNLEHPFGTDDFGRDLFSRIIFGARISLLVGFASTIIPLIIGGFLGAIAGYYTKRADNIIMRLLDILYAIPGILLAIAIIAAFGANTMNLILALSVGAIPSYARTMRANVLMVSNYEFVDSARALGASDSSIIFKQIVPNSLAPMIVKATLTIGGAVIATSSLSFLGLGVEPHIPEWGNILKIGSTYLESHSYLAIIPGLAIIGLVLSFNFLGDGLRDAFDPRMD from the coding sequence GTGAATTCATTTAAAAAACATGCTTTGAAATTGTCTCAGGAGTATACACAAGCAAACTTTGCATGGGTTCTTTCTTTCGTAGTAAGCCTTGTTTTCCTCATCAATAGTTTCAACTATAAAGAAGGAACGATTAATTCTCTTGTTTTTACTATATGTATAGTTTATGCCGTATTCACTATATATCAATTATTCCTAACCTGGAAAATTAAAAAAGATCTTTTGAAATACGGTGCAATACAACCTATTACAAGAAAGCTCGGATATATTCAACTTTTAAGTATATTGAGTGCGAATGTTTTTACAGCATCATTTGCTTTTAACTTGATTAAAAAGAAAAAAACACCAGAGTACACATTTGCAGTATATATGTTATTTACACAGCTTTTCGTAATTGCAGTCTCGGCTCTCAACCTATTTAAACCGTATGTTACAGATACTTTTTTGCCTGCAATGGGTACTCTGGTGGGAATCCTGATTTTTCAAATAGTAACTTTAATTCTTGTATCGAAATATGTACAGGATGAATCTGCACCATCTTGGTTCCTTATCATTGCAGTATTATTAATTATTTCATCACTAACTGGTAATTTGTTTAATCTGTTACTGGGTATTAGTTTAGTTGTTAAGGCTCGCAGCCACGATCGTTCTAGAATTATGAAGTGGAACACGATGTGGAATAAAATTACTCGGAATTCTACTGCGATATTAGGAATGTTCTTCATCATACTTATGCTTTCTCTATCAGTTTGTAGCAAGTATACATTCGATTATGATATGGCGGTTGAAAATGACTATGGAAGTTTGTTACAAAAACCGAATTTAGAACATCCCTTTGGAACTGATGATTTTGGAAGGGACCTATTTTCTAGAATTATCTTTGGAGCAAGAATATCTCTTCTGGTAGGATTTGCTTCTACAATCATTCCCTTAATTATAGGAGGGTTCCTTGGAGCAATAGCGGGCTATTATACGAAACGTGCGGACAATATTATTATGCGATTACTAGATATTTTGTATGCAATCCCAGGAATTTTGCTTGCTATAGCTATTATAGCTGCATTCGGAGCTAACACGATGAATCTAATATTAGCACTTAGTGTTGGCGCAATTCCAAGCTATGCACGGACGATGAGAGCAAACGTACTCATGGTATCGAACTATGAGTTTGTCGATTCTGCACGAGCGTTAGGAGCTTCTGACTCATCTATTATTTTTAAGCAGATTGTACCGAATTCACTTGCGCCGATGATTGTTAAAGCGACTTTAACTATTGGTGGCGCTGTAATTGCAACGAGTAGCTTAAGTTTCCTTGGACTTGGAGTAGAACCACATATTCCAGAATGGGGAAATATTTTAAAAATAGGGAGTACTTATCTTGAATCGCATTCCTATCTAGCGATTATACCGGGGCTAGCAATTATAGGTCTTGTGTTATCTTTTAACTTTTTAGGAGATGGGTTACGAGATGCTTTTGATCCAAGGATGGATTAA
- a CDS encoding ABC transporter ATP-binding protein — protein sequence METVLKVKDLHISFLTSDKEFEAVRGVSFEVKKGETIGIVGESGSGKSVTARSIMRLLPSPPSLLKNGEIEFLGENLINKSEKEMESIRGQDISMIFQDPMTSLNPTIRIGKQIAESLIKHQKLSKKEAKKQALELLKLVGIKNSKERFNQYPHEFSGGMRQRVMIAIALACRPTLLIADEPTTALDVTIQAQILNLMKDMQTRFGTSIILITHDLGVVAGMCDRVAVMKDGEIVETGTTEEIFENPQHEYTKKLLKALPRLDQKKKPKRPSLRSIGAEDGKPLLDVRSLKQHFDSGKGNVLKAVDDISFFIKPGETLGLVGESGSGKSTTGRAILRLHEPTDGDVLYQGLAINRLSKNEMKTMRRHMQMIFQDPYSSLNPRFKVLDIIGQALDIHRLSKSNEERKKRVEELLIMVGLKPEHAMRYPHEFSGGQRQRIGIARALAVEPDFIVCDEPLSALDVSIQSQIVELLEDLQHRLGLTYLFIAHDLSMVKHISDRVAVMYSGKIVELAESEELYSNPQHPYTKSLLAAIPIPDPKIEAKKKRSLMEENLEIDKYQLSQSELVEVYPEHWVAIPKN from the coding sequence TTGGAGACGGTTCTAAAGGTAAAAGATTTACATATCTCGTTTCTAACCAGCGACAAGGAATTTGAAGCTGTGCGAGGTGTCAGTTTTGAAGTGAAAAAAGGAGAAACTATTGGGATTGTTGGAGAATCCGGTAGTGGAAAGAGTGTTACTGCTCGTTCCATCATGAGACTTCTCCCTTCCCCTCCTTCATTGTTGAAAAACGGCGAGATTGAATTTCTCGGTGAAAATCTTATAAACAAGTCAGAAAAAGAGATGGAAAGTATCCGAGGTCAAGATATTAGTATGATCTTCCAAGACCCAATGACCTCTCTAAATCCTACTATTCGAATTGGAAAACAAATAGCTGAAAGTTTAATCAAACACCAAAAGTTATCCAAAAAGGAAGCAAAAAAACAAGCGCTTGAACTACTTAAGCTAGTAGGGATTAAAAATAGTAAAGAACGGTTCAATCAGTATCCCCATGAATTTTCTGGAGGAATGCGTCAAAGGGTCATGATAGCGATAGCATTGGCATGTCGCCCTACTCTACTGATTGCGGATGAGCCTACAACTGCACTTGATGTCACGATTCAAGCACAAATATTAAACCTGATGAAAGACATGCAGACCCGTTTTGGAACATCTATTATTTTAATCACACATGATTTAGGTGTAGTTGCAGGGATGTGTGACCGAGTAGCAGTCATGAAAGATGGGGAAATTGTCGAAACTGGGACAACGGAAGAAATCTTTGAAAACCCTCAACATGAATATACAAAAAAGCTACTCAAAGCTCTCCCACGTTTAGATCAGAAAAAAAAACCTAAACGCCCTTCTCTCCGTTCAATTGGAGCAGAAGACGGAAAGCCTCTACTGGATGTACGCTCTCTTAAGCAGCATTTCGATTCAGGAAAAGGAAATGTACTAAAAGCTGTCGATGATATTAGCTTTTTCATAAAACCTGGTGAAACGTTAGGGCTAGTAGGAGAATCCGGTTCAGGTAAGTCTACAACTGGCAGAGCAATATTGCGGCTTCATGAACCAACAGACGGCGACGTATTATATCAAGGTTTAGCGATAAATAGACTTAGTAAAAATGAAATGAAAACAATGCGCCGGCATATGCAAATGATTTTTCAGGATCCCTATTCTTCATTAAATCCACGATTTAAAGTGCTGGATATAATCGGGCAAGCTCTAGATATACATCGTTTAAGTAAAAGCAATGAGGAAAGAAAAAAGCGTGTGGAAGAATTACTCATTATGGTAGGTCTAAAACCTGAACATGCAATGCGTTATCCACATGAATTTTCTGGTGGACAACGTCAAAGAATTGGAATTGCTCGTGCACTTGCTGTAGAACCTGATTTTATCGTTTGCGATGAACCATTGTCTGCTTTAGATGTCTCTATACAATCACAAATCGTCGAGTTGCTAGAGGACCTCCAACATCGTTTGGGACTTACTTATTTATTTATTGCGCATGACTTATCAATGGTCAAGCATATTAGTGATAGAGTAGCAGTTATGTACTCAGGAAAAATTGTAGAGCTTGCAGAAAGTGAGGAGTTATATTCTAATCCTCAGCACCCTTATACAAAGTCATTACTAGCTGCAATTCCAATTCCAGACCCTAAAATTGAAGCAAAGAAAAAACGGTCCCTTATGGAAGAAAATTTAGAAATAGACAAATACCAATTAAGTCAATCCGAGTTAGTGGAGGTATACCCAGAGCATTGGGTAGCTATTCCGAAAAATTAG
- the tatA gene encoding twin-arginine translocase TatA/TatE family subunit yields the protein MPNIGVPGLIIILIIALIVFGPSKLPQLGKAVGQTLKEFKNSTKDIVDEVADEFRLDDKETDDKKKI from the coding sequence ATGCCAAATATCGGCGTACCCGGTTTAATAATTATTTTAATCATTGCATTAATCGTATTCGGACCATCTAAATTACCTCAACTAGGTAAAGCAGTTGGACAAACATTAAAAGAATTTAAAAACTCAACAAAAGATATTGTTGACGAAGTAGCAGATGAATTTAGATTAGATGATAAAGAAACAGACGATAAAAAGAAAATTTAA
- a CDS encoding ABC transporter permease: MGLHKEPSVKFGFSDHLSYVFEKMMKRTSYKYLLLVLGFPLHLIIFFFYRLKRKNDTYFTIHKKINDSLKTAGLREKLLSEYKEQYVCKLDFFHEKVDEKQMNIEVDRLAQERYSKILVEKIEDEYEQQGLVKLNYISYFRSLLKKPVFLIVSFIPGVLMYILLFLFSNFFIKFIFERLVMSVFVIVGVSVLVFTILYLSPFDPAANLLGEAATKEQIASFNHTYGLDLPYLAQLWNAVKGIFTFDLGASFTGNEEVAASIANKFPITLTIAIFSLLMAIVIAIPVGIISATRQNTFLDYSFMFIALIGLSIPNFWQGLIFILNFSIKMQWLPATYNPQNMLSIIMPVIVLGTGLTASVARMTRSSMLEIINEDYIITAKAKGLNESQVLWKHAIGNAMIPIITVIGLLFGDMLGGAAVTEKVFNISGIGSYIVDKQFIPDIPAIMGGVIYIAITISLVNVLIDILYAFFDPRIRSKMKQL, translated from the coding sequence ATGGGATTGCATAAAGAACCATCGGTCAAGTTTGGTTTTTCTGATCATCTTTCATATGTTTTTGAAAAAATGATGAAGAGGACGTCATACAAATACTTGCTGTTAGTATTAGGATTCCCCTTACACCTTATTATTTTTTTCTTTTACCGATTAAAAAGAAAAAATGATACATATTTTACTATCCATAAAAAAATAAATGACTCTTTAAAAACAGCAGGGCTGAGAGAAAAATTATTAAGTGAATACAAGGAACAGTATGTTTGTAAACTTGATTTCTTTCATGAAAAAGTGGATGAAAAGCAAATGAACATTGAAGTAGATAGGCTTGCACAAGAACGATACTCGAAAATACTTGTGGAAAAAATTGAGGATGAGTATGAACAGCAGGGCTTAGTAAAACTCAATTATATTTCATATTTTCGAAGTTTACTAAAAAAACCAGTGTTTTTGATTGTTTCATTTATCCCTGGAGTACTGATGTATATACTGCTGTTTTTGTTTAGTAATTTCTTTATTAAATTTATTTTCGAGCGCCTAGTTATGAGTGTTTTTGTTATTGTAGGTGTCTCAGTTTTAGTATTTACCATTTTGTATTTGTCACCTTTTGATCCTGCTGCGAATCTTTTGGGTGAAGCTGCAACGAAAGAGCAAATAGCCTCTTTTAATCATACTTATGGTTTGGATCTGCCTTACTTGGCGCAATTATGGAATGCTGTAAAAGGGATTTTTACATTCGACTTAGGTGCTTCCTTTACTGGAAATGAAGAAGTAGCAGCAAGCATTGCTAATAAGTTTCCAATAACTTTAACAATTGCAATTTTTTCACTTTTAATGGCAATTGTTATTGCAATTCCAGTTGGAATCATTTCAGCTACTAGACAAAATACATTTTTAGATTATTCCTTTATGTTTATTGCATTAATTGGATTATCTATTCCTAATTTTTGGCAGGGCTTAATATTTATATTGAATTTCTCTATTAAAATGCAATGGTTACCTGCGACATATAATCCGCAGAATATGTTGTCGATTATTATGCCTGTAATAGTTTTAGGGACGGGGCTTACGGCTTCTGTTGCAAGAATGACTCGCTCCTCTATGCTAGAAATAATAAATGAAGATTATATTATTACGGCAAAGGCTAAAGGACTTAATGAAAGTCAAGTATTATGGAAACATGCTATTGGTAACGCAATGATTCCTATTATTACAGTAATTGGCTTGTTGTTTGGGGATATGCTCGGGGGAGCAGCTGTTACTGAGAAAGTTTTCAATATTAGTGGTATAGGAAGCTATATTGTCGATAAGCAATTTATCCCTGACATTCCTGCCATTATGGGTGGGGTAATTTATATTGCTATAACAATTTCGTTAGTAAACGTGCTCATCGATATTTTGTATGCGTTTTTTGACCCTCGCATTCGATCTAAGATGAAGCAACTGTAA
- a CDS encoding GntR family transcriptional regulator: MVSNKMNAQKLAYEYIRESMLNGTYKGGMKLVEERLADEIGVSRTPIREAIKRLEQEGLIKNKHIYNPTAQDLIYIYEIRIVLESFAANRAAKNMTAEKVKELENTIEKSRNSLLEGQSKNIYNANQRFHELIINECQNPIMIERLEQAQTIFYLFSLRLDIYSRPHIIDEHEEIYKAIKNKNEQLAGELMSKHLYKDMNFTLEIIGRNGQF, translated from the coding sequence ATGGTTTCAAACAAAATGAATGCACAAAAATTGGCTTATGAATACATTCGAGAATCTATGCTTAATGGAACTTATAAAGGAGGAATGAAGCTCGTAGAAGAACGTCTTGCTGATGAGATTGGTGTTAGTCGTACACCAATTCGTGAAGCGATTAAAAGACTAGAGCAAGAAGGTTTAATTAAGAATAAGCATATTTATAATCCTACAGCACAGGATTTGATATACATATATGAGATACGCATAGTACTAGAAAGTTTTGCAGCAAATAGAGCAGCGAAAAATATGACAGCAGAAAAGGTTAAAGAACTTGAGAATACCATAGAGAAATCTCGTAATTCGCTTTTGGAAGGACAGTCAAAAAATATATACAATGCAAACCAACGCTTTCATGAATTAATTATAAATGAATGCCAAAACCCAATAATGATTGAGAGATTAGAACAAGCTCAGACAATTTTCTATTTATTTAGCCTAAGGCTCGATATATATAGTCGTCCACATATAATAGATGAGCATGAAGAAATTTACAAAGCCATTAAGAATAAAAATGAACAACTTGCCGGCGAACTAATGTCTAAACATTTATATAAAGACATGAATTTTACTCTGGAGATTATCGGCAGGAATGGACAGTTTTAG
- a CDS encoding gluconate 2-dehydrogenase subunit 3 family protein, translating into MSEQEKNAPYLDKRSSRRTFIKNSGLTVGGVVLGGALGSLLGKDSTTQTHETGVHSTATAVNFNQALMYFDKAQFDTIDAAAEQIFPKSEVGPGAKELLVTYYIDHQLAGSWGLNSKEYMSAPFYPAEASSLFGHQTHLNRQQIFNLGIEALNSEAAKQYKAKFSEITEEEQVSILQAFEEGEVTLNGAVTSTYFFALLKSATIEGAYADPLYGGNKDMAGWKMKNFPGHQMSYANIIEKDEFVKIEPTSLNSQHKH; encoded by the coding sequence ATGTCAGAACAGGAAAAAAATGCTCCATACTTAGACAAACGTTCATCAAGACGTACCTTTATCAAGAATTCTGGGTTAACAGTAGGTGGGGTTGTCCTAGGTGGAGCTCTTGGTTCTTTACTAGGTAAAGACTCAACAACTCAAACTCATGAAACAGGTGTTCACTCTACAGCAACTGCAGTAAATTTCAACCAAGCACTAATGTATTTCGACAAGGCACAATTCGATACGATTGATGCAGCAGCAGAACAAATTTTCCCCAAATCAGAGGTTGGACCAGGGGCTAAAGAATTACTCGTTACATATTATATCGATCATCAGCTTGCTGGAAGTTGGGGGCTGAATTCAAAAGAATATATGTCTGCACCTTTTTATCCAGCAGAAGCTTCATCACTGTTTGGACATCAAACACATCTAAACAGACAACAAATTTTCAATTTAGGTATTGAAGCGTTAAATTCAGAAGCAGCAAAACAATATAAAGCAAAATTCTCTGAAATTACAGAGGAAGAGCAAGTGTCTATTTTACAAGCGTTTGAAGAAGGCGAAGTCACTTTAAACGGTGCTGTAACTTCTACTTACTTTTTTGCCTTACTAAAAAGTGCAACTATTGAAGGTGCTTATGCAGATCCTTTATACGGCGGAAATAAAGATATGGCAGGATGGAAGATGAAAAACTTCCCAGGTCATCAAATGAGCTACGCAAATATTATTGAAAAAGATGAATTTGTAAAAATTGAACCAACAAGCTTGAATTCACAACATAAACATTAA
- a CDS encoding GMC family oxidoreductase, which yields MAKKLPKTDIVLAGVGWTGGIIAAELTKKGYKVVGLERGKERKTEDYLMVHDELRYQQRNEMMQDLSKETLTVRHDRSKRALPYRQHGSFLIGDGVGGSGEHWNGLTYRFFPYDFEIYSKTVERYGKDKIPADMPLQDWGITYNELVPYFEKFEAMAGISGETNPHPEVPEVKYPTVPLKETPSMKMFKEASKKLGYHPYIAPAATLSESYTNPDGISRAACQYCGFCERFGCEYGAKASPVVTVLPVAKETGNFEVRTHCVVRKVLHTNGKATGVLYVDTRTGEEYIQEADVVVVSAYALNNIRILLNSQLGSPYNPESGTGVIGKNYAYQMTSAASTGFFKEKEFNLYAGTGSLAGVIDDFNGDNFDHTDLNFIHGGNIALGHYGKRPISNNSVPKGTPTWGKEFKDESIYWTNRSLSVGSQGSVMPNKENYIDLDPTYKDQFGDPLLRMTFNYKDNERNQQKYIRDITTKILEEMGADIINSPGDQEDWDTTKYQTTHNTGGVIMGADSKTSALNNYLQMWDCENVFVPGASAFPHNSGMNPTGTVGALAYRAAEGIEKYLKNGGSLV from the coding sequence ATGGCAAAAAAATTACCAAAAACAGACATAGTATTAGCAGGTGTGGGCTGGACCGGTGGAATCATTGCTGCAGAACTTACTAAAAAAGGATATAAAGTGGTAGGTTTAGAACGCGGCAAAGAAAGAAAGACGGAAGATTACTTAATGGTTCACGATGAACTAAGATATCAACAAAGAAATGAAATGATGCAAGACCTTTCCAAAGAGACGTTGACAGTACGTCATGATCGTTCAAAGAGAGCTCTACCTTATCGTCAACATGGATCATTCTTAATCGGAGATGGTGTTGGTGGTTCGGGAGAACACTGGAACGGCTTAACATACCGATTTTTCCCTTATGATTTTGAAATTTACTCAAAAACTGTAGAACGTTATGGAAAAGATAAAATTCCAGCGGATATGCCCCTTCAGGACTGGGGTATTACTTACAACGAATTAGTACCATATTTTGAAAAGTTTGAGGCAATGGCTGGTATCTCTGGTGAAACTAATCCTCATCCAGAAGTCCCTGAAGTTAAATACCCTACAGTTCCGCTAAAAGAGACACCTTCTATGAAAATGTTTAAGGAAGCCTCAAAAAAATTAGGATATCATCCTTATATTGCACCGGCAGCTACTCTTTCTGAAAGCTACACAAATCCAGATGGAATTTCAAGAGCAGCATGTCAATATTGCGGTTTCTGTGAGCGTTTTGGCTGTGAATATGGAGCAAAAGCGTCTCCAGTCGTAACTGTTTTACCAGTGGCAAAAGAAACGGGTAATTTCGAAGTAAGAACTCACTGCGTTGTCCGTAAAGTTCTCCATACAAACGGAAAAGCTACTGGAGTTTTATATGTTGATACACGCACAGGGGAAGAATATATCCAAGAAGCAGACGTTGTTGTTGTATCAGCATATGCACTTAATAACATTAGAATTCTATTAAACTCTCAACTTGGAAGTCCTTATAATCCAGAGTCGGGAACTGGCGTAATCGGAAAGAACTATGCTTACCAAATGACGTCAGCTGCTTCAACAGGTTTCTTTAAGGAGAAAGAATTTAATTTATATGCAGGTACAGGTTCACTAGCTGGAGTAATAGACGATTTTAATGGAGACAATTTTGATCATACCGATCTGAATTTTATTCACGGTGGTAACATTGCACTTGGCCATTACGGGAAACGCCCTATTTCCAATAATTCTGTTCCTAAAGGTACACCAACTTGGGGTAAAGAGTTTAAAGATGAATCTATTTATTGGACGAACCGCAGCTTATCAGTAGGTTCTCAAGGCTCAGTTATGCCAAACAAAGAAAACTATATTGACCTAGACCCTACGTACAAAGATCAATTCGGCGATCCATTATTACGTATGACATTTAACTATAAAGACAATGAAAGAAATCAACAGAAATATATTAGAGATATCACAACGAAGATTCTTGAAGAAATGGGAGCAGACATCATTAATTCCCCAGGAGATCAAGAGGATTGGGATACAACAAAATATCAAACAACGCATAACACCGGCGGAGTTATCATGGGTGCTGATTCAAAAACAAGCGCATTAAACAACTACCTTCAAATGTGGGATTGTGAAAATGTATTTGTTCCTGGTGCATCAGCTTTCCCGCATAATTCTGGTATGAATCCTACAGGCACAGTTGGAGCTCTTGCGTATCGTGCAGCTGAAGGTATTGAAAAATACTTAAAAAATGGTGGATCTTTAGTTTAA